One genomic window of Ictalurus punctatus breed USDA103 chromosome 23, Coco_2.0, whole genome shotgun sequence includes the following:
- the LOC108256298 gene encoding FXYD domain-containing ion transport regulator 3 isoform X1 encodes MAQIPSLVLMTFFTLVLAEDQQQKDDPFTFDYHQLRVGGLIMAAVLCLIGITILLSGHCRCKFNQDKRRRTGSNAANQQMLNDTVTGCSVT; translated from the exons ATGGCACAGATTCCGTCACTCGTCTTAATGACAT TTTTCACCCTCGTCCTGGCAGAGGATCAGCAGCAAA AGGATGACCCGTTCACTTTTG ATTATCACCAGCTGCGTGTCGGAGGGCTGATCATGGCCGCAGTGTTGTGTCTGATCGGCATCACTATCCTCCTCA GTGGACACTGCAGGTGCAAATTTAACCAGGACAAGAG GAGGAGGACAGGAAGTAACGCAGCGAACCAACAGATGCTCAATGACACAG TAACCGGATGCAGTGTGACATGA
- the LOC108256298 gene encoding FXYD domain-containing ion transport regulator 3 isoform X2, producing the protein MAQIPSLVLMTFFTLVLAEDQQQKDDPFTFDYHQLRVGGLIMAAVLCLIGITILLSGHCRCKFNQDKRRRTGSNAANQQMLNDTARASDC; encoded by the exons ATGGCACAGATTCCGTCACTCGTCTTAATGACAT TTTTCACCCTCGTCCTGGCAGAGGATCAGCAGCAAA AGGATGACCCGTTCACTTTTG ATTATCACCAGCTGCGTGTCGGAGGGCTGATCATGGCCGCAGTGTTGTGTCTGATCGGCATCACTATCCTCCTCA GTGGACACTGCAGGTGCAAATTTAACCAGGACAAGAG GAGGAGGACAGGAAGTAACGCAGCGAACCAACAGATGCTCAATGACACAG CGCGGGCCAGTGATTGTTAG
- the LOC108256728 gene encoding synapse differentiation-inducing gene protein 1 — protein sequence MDPIYSNEKSEKSDNPPTYQANMGQGVAPQGVYPPVQGYGATPYGAQPYPGQGGVTVQPTMFVTPAIQVNPVPDYLAYSIFTMVCCCLPLGIAALIYSINTRDANLTGNRDMALRHSRTSRLLNNIALGLGIVSIIIVIIIVAVSASTAAASIHHFN from the exons ATGGATCCCATCTACTCAAATGAGAAATCGGAGAAGTCTGATAATCCTCCAACGTACCAGGCCAATATGGGGCAAGGGGTCGCCCCTCAGGGGGTTTACCCTCCAGTCCAGGGGTACGGTGCTACACCTTATGGAGCTCAGCCGTACCCGGGCCAGGGCGGCGTCACCGTCCAGCCCACCATGTTCGTGACCCCGGCGATTCAGGTTAACCCCGTCCCTGATTACCTGGCTTACTCCATCTTCACCATGGTGTGCTGCTGCTTACCCCTGGGCATCgcagctctcatctactccatcAAC ACTCGAGACGCCAACCTGACCGGCAACAGGGATATGGCGTTGAGACACTCCCGCACGTCACGGCTCCTGAACAACATCGCCCTGGGGCTCGGGATCGTCTCCATAATCATCGTGATCATCATCGTCGCCGTCTCGGCTTCGACAGCTGCTGCGAGCATACACCACTTTAACTGA